The following are from one region of the Gossypium hirsutum isolate 1008001.06 chromosome D03, Gossypium_hirsutum_v2.1, whole genome shotgun sequence genome:
- the LOC107963906 gene encoding UDP-glycosyltransferase 86A2: MADESSQKSHAIFIPYPLQGHVIPSVNLAIKLASKGFTITFINTQAVHHQTAKAHPDIGSDIFAKVRESGLDIRYATVSDGLPVEFDRSLHHDQFMASLLHEFSAHVDEVVGRIVGSGEKVHCLIADTFFVWSSKIAKKFGLLYVSYWTEPALVFTLYYHLDLLRENGHFGQQECREDTIKYMPGVEAVEPRDMMSYLQDTDTTSVCHQIIFNAFQDAKNADFVLCNTVQDLELGTISALHAKVPFYAIGPIFPPGFTKSNVATSLWSESDCSQWLDKKPHGSVLYASFGSYAHVKKSELIEIAKGLALSKVSFLWVLRPDIVSSDDTDPLPVGFKEEVKDRSMIIPWCCQNAVLAHPATGGFLTHCGWNSVLESIWCGVPLLCFPLLTDQFTNRKLVVDDWKMGINLSNKRPVTKEEVSDNVNCLMSWKSGDEYRVKVKEVRKSLENALAPNGSSGTNLDLFIKQLKAKCQIKPISQ; this comes from the exons ATGGCGGATGAATCAAGCCAAAAGTCACATGCAATCTTCATACCATACCCTCTCCAAGGCCACGTCATCCCATCCGTTAACTTAGCCATCAAGCTAGCATCCAAGGGCTTCACCATCACCTTCATCAACACCCAAGCCGTCCACCACCAGACCGCCAAGGCTCACCCCGACATTGGTTCCGACATCTTCGCTAAGGTCAGGGAATCGGGCCTCGACATACGGTACGCCACCGTTTCTGACGGTCTCCCCGTGGAGTTCGACCGGTCGTTGCACCACGACCAGTTCATGGCTTCGTTGTTGCATGAGTTCTCAGCCCACGTTGACGAGGTAGTCGGCCGGATAGTAGGGTCCGGGGAGAAGGTTCATTGCCTCATTGCTGACACTTTCTTCGTTTGGTCTTCAAAGATTGCAAAGAAATTTGGGTTGCTTTATGTCTCGTATTGGACGGAACCAGCTTTGGTGTTTACTTTGTACTATCACTTGGATCTTCTTAGGGAAAATGGTCACTTTGGTCAGCAAg AATGTCGGGAAGACACCATAAAATACATGCCGGGAGTGGAAGCTGTTGAACCCAGAGACATGATGTCATACCTTCAAGACACCGATACAACATCCGTTTGTCATCAAATCATTTTCAATGCCTTCCAAGATGCCAAAAATGCCGATTTTGTTCTGTGTAACACCGTTCAAGATCTCGAACTTGGAACCATATCAGCTTTACATGCCAAAGTCCCTTTTTATGCAATCGGACCCATTTTCCCACCCGGCTTTACCAAGAGCAACGTCGCTACCAGTCTATGGTCCGAGTCTGACTGCTCCCAATGGCTCGACAAAAAGCCCCATGGCTCCGTTCTGTACGCGTCCTTCGGTAGCTACGCCCACGTTAAAAAAAGCGAGCTAATAGAGATAGCTAAAGGGCTTGCCCTTAGCAAAGTGAGTTTCCTTTGGGTGCTTCGGCCTGATATTGTCAGTTCTGATGATACGGATCCCTTGCCCGTTGGATTCAAAGAGGAAGTTAAGGACCGTTCGATGATCATACCTTGGTGTTGTCAAAATGCAGTGCTGGCCCACCCAGCAACAGGAGGGTTCTTAACACATTGTGGGTGGAATTCTGTACTGGAGAGTATATGGTGTGGGGTTCCCTTGTTGTGTTTCCCTTTGTTGACGGATCAATTCACTAATAGGAAATTAGTGGTTGATGACTGGAAGATGGGGATTAATTTGAGCAATAAAAGACCCGTCACCAAGGAAGAGGTTTCGGATAACGTCAACTGTCTGATGAGTTGGAAATCAGGGGATGAGTACAGGGTGAAAGTCAAAGAGGTGAGGAAATCATTAGAAAATGCATTGGCACCAAATGGGTCATCAGGGACTAATCTGGACCTGTTCATCAAGCAACTCAAGGCTAAGTGTCAAATCAAACCCATCTCTCAATAG
- the LOC107927146 gene encoding dolichol kinase EVAN isoform X1, with the protein MAISPSKAMNGERAVVLIFVLRVLSSLPLALLPHALSLSLLSLFSLVVEIRVDDSPSLFKTRSGASSGIILGAVTLPTVMLSKLIQLSRAVSLQQIEIGELEHMTMQFWAASACSCGVLIFLFIVTWCAANNKNPHFSCSVWDAKFSLSCVILYSAVCCISLATISHTGFNTALKLLWLLCHGFATVKLIQHLLSTFPFCASIGEANLVTSGLVLYFGDMLACTISKVCRLLIPPELVSIRYGIKRSEIGIVIQGVLLGLLIFSAVFKFLIHLWEYFWGANNSESRERKEIWRPLIFLTSLGFIMIAVAPSWMMIVLDFDVHPVLWIFQFIFSEPFKRLSLCIYWLVLIYASVLRFYNISKNSKIERILLRKYYHLLAVLMFLPALIYQPKFLDLAFGAALAVFLVLEIIRVWRIWPLGQLVHQFMSAFTDHRDSDLIIVSHFSLLLGCALPIWMSSGFNDRPLTPFSGILSLGIGDTMASMVGHKYGVLRWSKTGKKTIEGTAAGITSVLAACSVLLPLLASTGYFLTQNWFPIFIAVTTSGLLEAYTTQLDNAFIPLVFYSLLCL; encoded by the exons ATGGCGATCTCGCCGTCGAAGGCGATGAACGGAGAGAGAGCCGTGGTTCTCATCTTCGTTCTCCGTGTTTTGTCCTCTCTCCCACTCGCCCTCCTTCCCCACGCGCTCTCACTTTCTCTCCTTTCCCTCTTCTCCCTCGTCGTCGAGATCCGCGTCGACGATTCGCCATCCCTCTTCAAAACCAG gTCAGGTGCTTCATCAGGAATAATATTAGGAGCAGTTACGTTGCCAACTGTAATGCTATCGAAATTGATCCAGCTTTCCAGAGCTGTCTCTTTGCAACAAATTGAGATTGGAG AGCTTGAACACATGACAATGCAATTTTGGGCTGCATCGGCTTGTAGCTGCGGTGTGCTTATATTCCTCTTCATAGTTACATGGTGTGCTGCCAACAACAAGAATCCCCACTTCTCCTGTAGTGTTTGGGATGCGAAGTTTAGCTTAAGCTGTGTCATCTTATATTCAGCTGTTTGCTGTATATCGCTTGCCACAATATCTCATACTG GATTTAACACAGCTTTAAAGTTACTGTGGTTGCTATGTCATGGATTTGCAACAGTTAAATTAATTCAACATCTTCTCTCTACATTCCCATTTTGTGCTTCAATCG GGGAAGCAAATCTGGTGACTTCAGGTCTTGTACTCTATTTTGGTGACATGCTGGCATGTACTATTTCAAAG GTTTGTAGATTGTTGATTCCACCAGAGTTGGTATCCATACGATATGGAATTAAAAGAAGTGAGATAGGTATTGTTATCCAG GGTGTGCTGCTTGGACTTCTTATTTTTTCAGCAGTATTTAAATTTCTTATCCACTTATGGGAATACTTCTGGGGAGCTAACAACTCTGAAtcgagagaaagaaaagaaatttggagACCTCTTATATTTTTGACTTCCCTTGGATTTATCATGATTGCAGTTGCACCATCTTGGATGATGATTGTCCTAGATTTTGATGTACATCCTGTACTATG GATATTCCAGTTTATATTTTCGGAACCTTTTAAAAGACTTTCACTATGTATCTACTGGTTGGTTTTGATATATGCATCTGTCTTGAGGTTCTACAACATTTCTAAGAATAGTAAGATTGAGAGGATTCTTCTTCGGAAGTACTACCATCTGCTGGCTGTTCTAATGTTTTTGCCCGCTCTGATTTACCAG CCAAAATTTCTTGATCTAGCATTTGGTGCTGCTTTGGCTGTTTTCTTGGTATTAGAGATCATTCGA GTTTGGAGAATTTGGCCTTTAGGGCAACTTGTACATCAATTTATGAGTGCCTTTACTGATCATCGTGACTCAGATCTTATCATTGTCAG CCACTTTTCACTATTGTTGGGATGTGCACTTCCTATCTGGATGTCCTCTGGGTTCAATGATCGACCTCTTACCCCTTTTTCTGGAATTTTAAGCCTTGGCATTGGAGATACGATG GCATCAATGGTTGGCCACAAGTATGGTGTCCTTAGGTGGAGCAAAACTGGCA AGAAAACTATTGAAGGCACTGCAGCTGGTATAACATCTGTCCTTGCTGCTTGCTCTGTTCTGCTTCCACTTTTGGCATCTACCGGTTACTTTCTAACTcag AATTGGTTCCCTATTTTCATAGCCGTGACCACAAGTGGTTTGTTGGAGGCCTACACAACGCAACTCGATAATGCTTTTATACCACTAGTCTTCTACAGCCTTCTTTGTCTGTAA
- the LOC107927146 gene encoding dolichol kinase EVAN isoform X2, which produces MAISPSKAMNGERAVVLIFVLRVLSSLPLALLPHALSLSLLSLFSLVVEIRVDDSPSLFKTRSGASSGIILGAVTLPTVMLSKLIQLSRAVSLQQIEIGELEHMTMQFWAASACSCGVLIFLFIVTWCAANNKNPHFSCSVWDAKFSLSCVILYSAVCCISLATISHTGFNTALKLLWLLCHGFATVKLIQHLLSTFPFCASIGEANLVTSGLVLYFGDMLACTISKVCRLLIPPELVSIRYGIKRSEIGIVIQGVLLGLLIFSAVFKFLIHLWEYFWGANNSESRERKEIWRPLIFLTSLGFIMIAVAPSWMMIVLDFDVHPVLWIFQFIFSEPFKRLSLCIYWLVLIYASVLRFYNISKNSKIERILLRKYYHLLAVLMFLPALIYQPKFLDLAFGAALAVFLVLEIIRVWRIWPLGQLVHQFMSAFTDHRDSDLIIVSHFSLLLGCALPIWMSSGFNDRPLTPFSGILSLGIGDTMYELLTSPCKRGQCF; this is translated from the exons ATGGCGATCTCGCCGTCGAAGGCGATGAACGGAGAGAGAGCCGTGGTTCTCATCTTCGTTCTCCGTGTTTTGTCCTCTCTCCCACTCGCCCTCCTTCCCCACGCGCTCTCACTTTCTCTCCTTTCCCTCTTCTCCCTCGTCGTCGAGATCCGCGTCGACGATTCGCCATCCCTCTTCAAAACCAG gTCAGGTGCTTCATCAGGAATAATATTAGGAGCAGTTACGTTGCCAACTGTAATGCTATCGAAATTGATCCAGCTTTCCAGAGCTGTCTCTTTGCAACAAATTGAGATTGGAG AGCTTGAACACATGACAATGCAATTTTGGGCTGCATCGGCTTGTAGCTGCGGTGTGCTTATATTCCTCTTCATAGTTACATGGTGTGCTGCCAACAACAAGAATCCCCACTTCTCCTGTAGTGTTTGGGATGCGAAGTTTAGCTTAAGCTGTGTCATCTTATATTCAGCTGTTTGCTGTATATCGCTTGCCACAATATCTCATACTG GATTTAACACAGCTTTAAAGTTACTGTGGTTGCTATGTCATGGATTTGCAACAGTTAAATTAATTCAACATCTTCTCTCTACATTCCCATTTTGTGCTTCAATCG GGGAAGCAAATCTGGTGACTTCAGGTCTTGTACTCTATTTTGGTGACATGCTGGCATGTACTATTTCAAAG GTTTGTAGATTGTTGATTCCACCAGAGTTGGTATCCATACGATATGGAATTAAAAGAAGTGAGATAGGTATTGTTATCCAG GGTGTGCTGCTTGGACTTCTTATTTTTTCAGCAGTATTTAAATTTCTTATCCACTTATGGGAATACTTCTGGGGAGCTAACAACTCTGAAtcgagagaaagaaaagaaatttggagACCTCTTATATTTTTGACTTCCCTTGGATTTATCATGATTGCAGTTGCACCATCTTGGATGATGATTGTCCTAGATTTTGATGTACATCCTGTACTATG GATATTCCAGTTTATATTTTCGGAACCTTTTAAAAGACTTTCACTATGTATCTACTGGTTGGTTTTGATATATGCATCTGTCTTGAGGTTCTACAACATTTCTAAGAATAGTAAGATTGAGAGGATTCTTCTTCGGAAGTACTACCATCTGCTGGCTGTTCTAATGTTTTTGCCCGCTCTGATTTACCAG CCAAAATTTCTTGATCTAGCATTTGGTGCTGCTTTGGCTGTTTTCTTGGTATTAGAGATCATTCGA GTTTGGAGAATTTGGCCTTTAGGGCAACTTGTACATCAATTTATGAGTGCCTTTACTGATCATCGTGACTCAGATCTTATCATTGTCAG CCACTTTTCACTATTGTTGGGATGTGCACTTCCTATCTGGATGTCCTCTGGGTTCAATGATCGACCTCTTACCCCTTTTTCTGGAATTTTAAGCCTTGGCATTGGAGATACGATG TATGAACTGCTTACATCCCCATGCAAACGTGGCCAGTGTTTCTAA